One stretch of Oncorhynchus gorbuscha isolate QuinsamMale2020 ecotype Even-year unplaced genomic scaffold, OgorEven_v1.0 Un_scaffold_7:::fragment_4:::debris, whole genome shotgun sequence DNA includes these proteins:
- the LOC124019118 gene encoding zinc finger protein 205-like, with amino-acid sequence MANCMVFHTQIASIMEVLANAAVAEICKLVDDDYAVFRLEITQSQKENRGLRRKLQLLELKVARERVLASRPSSVKILDRYRGMARGEAHLTGGHRSFVKPAEHNTWRDDQPITVDEGSGTSTQHVIVIESAEAAGPGVKQERSEGEKDSRHSRDIQTETVAGAPEDLTAAPQARTRHSILEEEEGPKVLLVKEDGCEEGLGSTDGNMVMEDNQTTPPPESTEEPAELHRTTHSLTESVDMEDGKPNLLLVKEETIEDEPESIDLSGLKMGEQGGWLEANRGDWAAVLDFQIQTGAGKGPGDNITEQARTRGDIVESAVHDDQLMSGVADGRDWTSEVGGHKPWPRIKTLDLEPSLFLPESELGPNREGQGLHHNHYTEHNQWTGGLSHLSPVGHQRNRGSSQGSSLQSGADRDQPSCSYDTNTTVSMMNRVGHPGLQPSQRVMGAPPGGSLSASLSSPSGPRPMPGDLVHRRPGPGSSLPHLPQVYPTNTDRVRMGVHHKRYLAYNTAHNSNNTQTMARGQGGSSKTLASTSSGVIGSQCGRPSIRSDADKPYACPTCGKHFAEARYVKQHQTVHTKDSFNCKLCHKSFSFLSSLIRHRSVHNGKKS; translated from the exons ATGGCTAACtgtatggtttttcacactcaaatagcctccatcatggaggtgctagcgaatgcagccgtggcagagatctgtaaactcgtagacgacgactatgcagtgtttcgtttggaaataactcaaagccagaaagaaaacagggGATTGCGGAGAAAACTACAGCTATTGGAACTAAAGGTGGCACGGGAGCGCGTCCTCGCCAGTCGTCCCAGTAGTGTCAAGATCCTCGACCGATACAGAGGAATGGCAAGAG GTGAAGCACATCTCACTGGAGGCCATAGGAGCTTTGTGAAGCCAGCAGAACACAACACATGGAgagatgaccaaccaatcacTGTTGATGAGGGGAGTGGAACCTCAACCCAGCACGTTATTGTGATAGAG TCTGCAGAGGCTGCAGGTCCTGGAGTCAAGCAAGAGAGATCTGAAGGAGAGAAGGACTCACGGCacagcagagacatccagactGAAACAGTGGCTGGAGCCCCGGAGGACCTTACCGCCGCGCCCCAGGCCAGGACCAGACACAGCATCTTGGAG gaggaggagggtccaaAGGTGCTGCTGGTGAAGGAGGATGGTTGTGAGGAGGGTCTGGGGAGCACTGACGGGAACATGGTCATGGAGGACAACCAGACTACACCTCCTCCTGAATCCACAGAGGAACCAGCTGAGCTGCACAggaccacacacagtctcactgaG tcagtagacatggaggatgggaagcctaATCTGCTGCTGGTCAAAGAAGAGACTATAGAAGACGAACCAGAGAGCATTGACCTGAGTGGCCTAAAGATGGGGGAGCAAG GTGGCTGGCTGGAGGCTAACAGAGGAGACTGGGCAGCCGTCTTAGATTTCCAGATCCAGACGGGTGCAGGCAAGGGCCCAGGGGACAACATTACCGAGCAGGCCAGGACCAGAGGTgacatagtggag TCTGCAGTCCATGACGACCAGCTGATGTCTGGTGTTGCTGACGGAAGAGACTGGACATCTGAGGTGGGTGGTCACAAACCTTGGCCCCGGATCAAAACCCTGGATCTGGAGCCATCACTCTTCCTTCCTGAGTCAGAACTAGGACCCAACCGTGAGGGACAGGGactccaccacaaccactacacagaacacaaccAGTGGACAGGTGGACTGAGCCACCTCAGTCCTGTTGGTCATCAGAGAAACAGAGGCTCCAGTCAGGGATCCAGCCTGCAGTCTGGGGCTGATAGAGATCAACCCTCCTGTTCCTATGATACAAACACCACAGTATCCATGATGAACAGAGTAGGTCACCCTGGGCTTCAGCCTTCACAGAGAGTGATGGGAGCCCCCCCTGGTGGTAGTCTATCAGCAAGTCTGTCTTCTCCTTCAGGGCCTCGTCCAATGCCTGGTGACTTGGTTCATAGAAGGCCTGGGCCTGGGTCTAGCCTTCCTCACTTACCTCAGGTTTACCCCACCAATACAGACAGGGTCAGGATGGGCGTTCACCATAAGAGGTACCTAGCCTATAACACAGCACACAATTCCAACAACACCCAAACAATGGCTAGAGGTCAAGGAGGGAGCTCAAAAACTCTTGCTTCTACCTCCTCTGGTGTCATTGGGTCACAATGTGGGAGGCCGAGCATTAGGTCGGACGCCGACAAGCCGTATGCCTGCCCCACGTGTGGGAAGCACTTTGCTGAGGCAAGGTATGTGAAGCAGCACCAGACTGTTCACACCAAGGACAGCTTCAATTGCAAATTATGTCACAagagcttctccttcctgagtagCCTTATCAGACATAGGAGTGTCCACAATGGGAAGAAATCGTAG